One window of the Thamnophis elegans isolate rThaEle1 chromosome 6, rThaEle1.pri, whole genome shotgun sequence genome contains the following:
- the HSPA13 gene encoding heat shock 70 kDa protein 13 — protein sequence MAGEMTVLGSAILTLLLAGYLAQQYLPMPTPKVIGIDLGTTYCSVGVFLPGKGQVKVIPDENGHNSIPSIVSFTENDVCVGYDALELADANPQNTVYDAKRFIGKIFTIKELLSESSRYPFKILNNKGTAEFSVVTNETIRVTPEYISSQLLLKLKRMSEDFLGVPVSKAVISVPAEFDERQRNYTIKAASLAGLEILRVINEPTAAALAYGLHKADVSNVLVVDLGGGTLDVSLLNKQGGMFLTRAMAGNNKLGGQDFNQRLMQYLYNEIHDTYGSLPSRKEEIHRLRQAVESVKLNLTVHTSSTIQISLTMPEKKDQHENLQKDNIHENNSSETEMKEARKDSFSKSLDGTWKIISFETEISRKLFETLNDDLFEKILVPIVQVLKEGHLHKAEVDEIVLVGGSTRIPKIRKIITEFFGKKPNTSVDPDLAVVTGVAIQAGIVGGSWPLQVSAVEIPNRHLRKKNFN from the exons ATGGCCGGGGAAATGACGGTGTTGG gtTCTGCTATTTTGACCCTTTTACTAGCTGGATATCTAGCCCAACAGTATTTACCTATGCCCACGCCAAAAGTAATAGGAATTGACCTTGGTACCACATATTGTTCAGTTGGAGTGTTCCTTCCTGGTAAAGGACAGGTGAAAGTTATTCCAGATGAAAATGGACACAATAGCATTCCAAGCATAGTGTCATTTACTGAGAATGATGTGTGTGTGGGATATGATGCACTAGAATTAGCAGATGCAAATCCACAGAATACTGTATATGATGCCAAGAGATTTATAGGAAAGATCTTCACTATAAAGGAACTTTTAAGTGAAAGCAGCAGATATCCATTTAAG aTTCTTAACAATAAAGGAACTGCTGAATTTTCTGTTGTAACCAATGAGACTATTAGGGTAACACCAGAATATATTAGTTCTCAGCTTCTTTTGAAATTGAAAAGGATGTCAGAGGATTTTCTTGGAGTGCCGGTCTCCAAAGCAGTTATTTCAGTACCAGCAGAGTTTGATGAAAGACAGCGCAACTACACAATCAAGGCAGCTAGCCTTGCAG GTCTGGAAATTTTGCGGGTAATTAATGAGCCCACTGCTGCAGCATTGGCATATGGCCTTCACAAGGCTGATGTATCCAATGTACTGGTAGTAGACCTGGGTGGAGGAACCTTAGATGTTTCCCTGCTAAATAAACAAGGAGGAATGTTCCTCACTCGAGCTATGGCAG GGAACAACAAACTTGGAGGGCAGGACTTCAATCAACGGTTGATGCAATATCTCTATAATGAAATCCATGATACGTATGGCTCTTTACCCTctagaaaagaagaaatacatCGACTCAGGCAGGCTGTAGAATCTGTCAAATTAAATTTGACAGTTCATACTTCTTCAACAATCCAAATTTCTCTTACTATGCCGGAGAAGAAAGACCAGCATGAAAATTTGCAAAAGGATAACATACATGAAAATAATTCTTCAGAAACTGAAATGAAAGAGGCCAGGAAAGATAGCTTTTCAAAATCTCTTGATGGCACATGGAAAATAattagctttgaaacagaaatttcTCGAAAACTCTTTGAGACATTAAATGACGACCTTTTTGAGAAAATCCTTGTGCCCATTGTACAGGTACTGAAAGAAGGACATCTACACAAGGCAGAAGTAGATGAGATTGTATTAGTTGGTGGTTCCACTCGAATTCCTAAAATACGTAAAATTATTACAGAATTCTTTGGAAAGAAACCTAACACTTCTGTTGATCCAGACCTCGCTGTTGTAACAGGGGTGGCAATCCAAGCAGGAATTGTTGGGGGATCTTGGCCTCTTCAAGTTAGTGCTGTGGAAATCCCAAACAGGCATTTACGGAAGAAAAATTTCAATTGA